One window from the genome of Leptospira ryugenii encodes:
- a CDS encoding adhesin OmpL37 family surface protein — translation MMIRTLQILLLVVLTIPKPSEPKAVLQVAFGVEENQLILKSLNSTISYLGDEADRKLYRRILLHYLEFLELNMRRNDSISYERLRHTQALLIPLYDRMLSKNLEFLRAELNRLGRDSRDREKTQTKLLLRLGFRDLAEAEQKLTFARNTRPQLYLLKLREMLFALKILKRAGRFVVYLGLLHDAEIYRPIEIMQFEQMDAEIMSAFIKDREKFRKMHWDNHFKVLDGSGIYFEVLNGPITNELAEPLPGIDPAYVRIKR, via the coding sequence ATGATGATTCGAACCTTACAGATACTCCTTCTTGTGGTCCTGACCATTCCCAAGCCATCAGAGCCAAAGGCTGTCTTACAAGTTGCATTTGGTGTAGAGGAAAATCAGCTAATCTTAAAAAGCCTCAATTCGACAATTTCCTATTTGGGCGATGAAGCAGACAGAAAGTTATACCGTAGGATTTTATTGCATTACTTAGAGTTTTTAGAGCTAAATATGAGGCGAAATGACTCGATTTCGTATGAAAGACTGAGGCACACCCAAGCTCTCCTGATTCCGCTCTACGATAGAATGCTGTCCAAAAACCTTGAATTTCTGAGAGCTGAGCTAAATCGCCTAGGCAGAGATTCTCGAGACCGAGAAAAAACGCAGACCAAATTACTACTCCGATTGGGATTTCGCGATTTGGCGGAAGCCGAACAAAAATTGACCTTTGCTCGCAATACTCGGCCACAACTCTATCTTTTGAAGTTGAGAGAGATGCTTTTTGCCTTAAAAATTTTAAAACGTGCCGGACGCTTTGTCGTTTATTTGGGCTTACTTCATGATGCAGAAATCTACCGTCCCATTGAGATCATGCAGTTTGAGCAAATGGATGCGGAGATTATGAGCGCTTTTATCAAAGATAGAGAGAAGTTTAGAAAAATGCATTGGGACAATCATTTCAAAGTCCTAGATGGATCAGGGATCTATTTTGAAGTTTTAAATGGCCCAATCACAAATGAACTTGCCGAACCGCTTCCAGGGATTGATCCTGCATATGTACGCATCAAACGTTAG
- a CDS encoding ABC transporter ATP-binding protein has translation MHLQINSVSKTYENGFQALKDVTLGIRKGEILALLGPNGAGKTTLISIICGLVNLSRGEILVNGKNIQTDSMEARKLIGLVPQELSVHSFETVWASVKFTRGLFGKAPNDQYLEDLLKSLSLFDKKDQKIITLSGGMKRRVLIAKALSHEPEVLFLDEPTAGVDVELRKDMWNVVRNLKEKGVTIILTTHYIEEAEEIADRIGIMNKGELVLVEEKNILMKQLGKKQLILNLSKKISKLPKSFAAYNVEIQKDGSQLIFTYDTNSKENIIPKILEDVKKSKITFKDLDTEQSSLEEIFVSLVKESK, from the coding sequence ATGCACTTACAAATTAATTCTGTTTCGAAGACCTATGAGAATGGATTCCAAGCTTTGAAGGATGTCACTTTGGGCATCCGAAAGGGTGAGATTTTAGCCCTCCTTGGACCAAATGGAGCTGGAAAAACGACTCTGATATCGATCATCTGTGGACTAGTGAATCTTTCTCGCGGGGAGATCCTTGTGAATGGAAAGAACATTCAGACTGACTCTATGGAAGCGAGAAAATTAATTGGCCTCGTACCACAGGAGTTAAGTGTTCATTCCTTTGAAACTGTTTGGGCAAGTGTGAAATTTACGCGAGGTTTGTTTGGAAAAGCTCCCAATGATCAGTACTTAGAAGATTTATTGAAGTCTTTATCTCTATTTGATAAAAAAGACCAAAAGATCATAACTCTCTCTGGGGGAATGAAACGAAGAGTATTAATTGCAAAAGCTCTTTCGCATGAACCAGAAGTATTATTCTTAGATGAGCCTACTGCAGGAGTAGATGTTGAGCTTAGAAAAGATATGTGGAATGTTGTGCGAAATTTAAAGGAGAAGGGTGTTACCATTATTTTGACCACACATTATATCGAGGAAGCTGAGGAGATCGCCGATAGAATCGGAATCATGAATAAAGGAGAGCTGGTATTAGTAGAAGAAAAGAATATTCTGATGAAACAATTAGGTAAAAAACAATTAATCCTAAATTTGAGTAAGAAAATCTCCAAACTTCCGAAATCCTTCGCAGCTTATAATGTGGAAATTCAAAAAGATGGCTCACAACTTATTTTTACCTATGATACAAATTCTAAGGAAAATATTATACCTAAGATTTTGGAGGATGTGAAAAAATCAAAGATCACATTCAAAGATTTGGATACGGAACAAAGTTCTCTTGAAGAAATATTTGTTTCTTTAGTAAAGGAGTCAAAATGA
- the speD gene encoding adenosylmethionine decarboxylase, whose product MDKEKIKLSGFNNLTKVLSFNLYDFCITLDDEQKSKYVSYIHDKYNASKITEISTEIVKLIDANILAISAQDYDPVGASSMVLMSDVKGGGYPIPTAQVSMHLDKSHITVHTYPDAADPDGICSFRVDIDISTCGEIIPLDAINYLFEAFECDVVYIDYVVRGYTRLADGKKIYNDHHFNSILDFIKPEIKRNYTFLSDINMPQDNTWQTKMMIKEMGPENYLLNTEDKLHPDVPNKMKLLREEMKEVYHMIH is encoded by the coding sequence ATGGACAAAGAGAAGATTAAATTATCAGGATTTAACAACCTTACCAAGGTTCTCAGCTTCAATCTGTACGACTTTTGCATCACTCTTGATGACGAACAGAAATCCAAGTATGTGAGTTACATCCATGACAAATACAATGCCTCAAAGATTACAGAGATTTCTACAGAAATCGTAAAACTGATTGATGCCAATATTCTCGCCATCTCTGCCCAAGACTATGATCCAGTCGGTGCCTCTTCTATGGTCTTAATGAGTGACGTTAAAGGCGGTGGATATCCGATTCCAACAGCCCAAGTGAGCATGCACCTGGACAAATCCCATATTACAGTTCACACTTATCCTGACGCGGCTGACCCAGATGGCATCTGCTCCTTCCGTGTGGATATTGATATCTCAACTTGTGGTGAAATCATTCCTTTGGATGCAATCAATTATTTATTTGAAGCCTTTGAATGCGATGTTGTCTACATCGATTATGTTGTTAGAGGCTATACTAGATTGGCAGATGGCAAAAAGATTTACAACGACCATCACTTCAATTCCATTCTTGATTTTATCAAACCTGAAATCAAACGAAACTATACTTTTTTGTCAGATATCAACATGCCACAGGATAATACTTGGCAGACCAAAATGATGATCAAAGAAATGGGACCGGAAAATTATCTTTTAAACACTGAAGACAAACTACATCCTGATGTACCCAACAAAATGAAACTACTCAGAGAAGAGATGAAAGAAGTCTACCATATGATCCATTGA
- a CDS encoding ketopantoate reductase family protein has translation MSVGIKQNHTIAIYGLGAISLTIARAFDKNGIGFVILARNQSRKNQISSQTFLYQFRTKPIESFQWKETVRTLDECEEKFDCIFIGCKSSELENYCRNASPLLKENGRLVLLQNGLPENLVQAKKENLMGGVVGWNTQKRQDGVYFQSNAGHLILGNSEGTRPDSDWTEYLAPFIPTILTSDLEGYRWHKLGINAIINGLAGSVQSSLGYLFLSSLGRKLAIAVLTEISQIMQKLGIQERVVPGSISIQKLSNGPSGFPTFIKHIVLLVLGIKYFKIRTSLVQDLDAKRVTEIDYLNAVVSKIGKTLQIPCPINDRIVEEIKDIESGKKKPDFSFLNQLEKSLNRK, from the coding sequence GTGTCAGTAGGGATAAAGCAAAACCATACGATCGCAATCTATGGACTGGGCGCTATCTCCCTAACCATAGCGAGGGCATTTGATAAGAACGGCATTGGTTTTGTCATTCTAGCAAGAAATCAGTCTCGAAAGAACCAAATCAGCTCTCAAACATTCCTATACCAATTCCGAACTAAACCCATAGAATCTTTCCAATGGAAGGAAACAGTGCGGACTCTAGATGAATGTGAAGAGAAGTTTGACTGTATCTTCATAGGCTGTAAGTCTAGCGAACTAGAAAATTATTGCCGTAATGCAAGCCCTCTTCTGAAAGAGAATGGTCGCCTGGTTCTATTGCAAAATGGTCTACCAGAAAACTTAGTACAAGCCAAAAAAGAAAATCTAATGGGGGGAGTTGTTGGTTGGAATACCCAAAAAAGACAGGACGGAGTGTACTTTCAATCCAATGCAGGTCATTTGATCTTAGGCAATTCTGAGGGAACTCGCCCCGATTCGGATTGGACGGAATACCTCGCACCTTTTATCCCAACGATTCTCACCTCAGATTTAGAAGGTTATCGTTGGCACAAATTGGGAATTAACGCTATCATCAACGGCCTTGCAGGCTCTGTCCAATCTTCTCTTGGATATCTATTTCTCAGTTCGCTTGGACGAAAGTTAGCCATTGCAGTCTTGACGGAGATTTCGCAAATTATGCAGAAACTCGGGATACAGGAAAGAGTTGTACCAGGGAGTATTTCCATTCAAAAACTTTCCAATGGTCCTTCAGGATTCCCAACATTTATAAAACATATCGTCTTACTTGTATTAGGTATCAAATATTTCAAAATCAGAACCTCTCTTGTCCAAGATTTAGATGCTAAACGAGTCACAGAAATCGATTATCTAAATGCCGTTGTTTCAAAGATTGGGAAGACATTGCAAATTCCATGTCCCATAAATGATAGAATAGTAGAAGAGATCAAAGATATTGAATCAGGAAAGAAAAAACCAGATTTCTCTTTCCTGAACCAACTCGAGAAAAGTCTGAATCGGAAATAA
- a CDS encoding NAD(P)/FAD-dependent oxidoreductase, translating to MNSQTKPTKDIIIMGAGMTGLSLGSFYQAKGLSVQILEKSHAYGGRMATRRTNFGTFDHGAQFIHMKPNSDFIWKKDWDEKGFLSLWFVDTSGGEYFVCHSGINQLSKEVPNPGEIIFKERITKVKKDKGEWILYTEANLEYRTKGLVFTAPLPQSLQILRDSEIDYPKHLDEIVYNKAIVALFSFEEELIPGRENKFQTNLSNNIRSLALQSSKLEASPIRYTMVMSPEFSELHFEKEEEEIRKALESEFAMVFSKNLPKEKLQIKKWRYSEPKKKADSPYSLISASPLLVLAGDAFGGGSILGAIRSAEAVYKDWPLD from the coding sequence ATGAATTCGCAAACCAAGCCAACGAAAGACATTATCATCATGGGAGCTGGGATGACAGGACTCAGCCTAGGATCATTCTATCAGGCAAAGGGACTCTCTGTACAAATTTTAGAAAAGTCGCATGCATACGGCGGTCGCATGGCGACACGCAGAACCAATTTTGGGACATTTGATCATGGCGCCCAATTTATCCACATGAAACCAAACAGTGACTTTATCTGGAAAAAGGATTGGGATGAGAAAGGTTTCTTATCGCTCTGGTTTGTGGACACAAGTGGTGGAGAGTATTTCGTTTGTCATTCAGGGATCAACCAATTGTCAAAAGAGGTACCGAATCCTGGTGAAATTATATTCAAAGAGCGTATAACAAAAGTTAAAAAAGATAAAGGGGAATGGATTCTTTATACGGAGGCAAATCTGGAATACAGAACCAAAGGATTGGTCTTCACTGCTCCTCTGCCCCAATCATTGCAAATCCTTAGGGATTCAGAAATCGATTACCCAAAACATTTAGATGAGATCGTTTACAACAAGGCGATTGTCGCATTGTTTTCCTTTGAGGAAGAATTAATCCCTGGAAGGGAAAATAAATTCCAGACAAATCTTTCAAATAACATTCGATCACTCGCCTTACAATCCAGCAAACTCGAAGCATCTCCCATTCGGTATACTATGGTTATGAGTCCAGAGTTTAGTGAATTGCATTTCGAAAAGGAGGAAGAGGAAATTCGGAAAGCGCTAGAGAGTGAATTTGCAATGGTTTTTTCTAAAAATTTACCCAAAGAGAAGTTGCAGATCAAAAAATGGCGCTACTCGGAACCTAAAAAAAAAGCAGATTCCCCCTATTCTCTCATCTCCGCATCACCCCTTCTTGTGTTAGCTGGTGATGCTTTTGGTGGAGGTAGTATTTTAGGGGCAATCCGCTCTGCCGAAGCAGTCTACAAAGATTGGCCTTTGGATTAG
- a CDS encoding ammonium transporter — MKQFSKVWRVLAITLVFLSFSLFGEEVTKEESPQVSLDKADTVWMLVSCTLVFFMIPGLSLFYGGIVRSKNVLSTMMHSFIAILVMTLQWTIIGYSFAFSGENPLYGNLDLAFLEGIDMNQLEGTIPKYVHFLFQGMFAIITPALISGAIAERVKLSGYVVFILLWATFVYDPVAHWVWAPKGWLFEMGALDFAGGTVVHLISGIAGLACALVIGNRKGEAYTLTHPNNLTYTLLGSGLLWFGWFGFNAGSGLAVNGVAARAFVVTLIAPAAAGASWLLLEWLHTKKATALGAASGIVAGLVVITPASGFVGPVGSIIMGILVSPICYFAIFLKGKLNYDDTLDAFGIHGVGGAIGAILTAVFALELAEGVSMGNQLYVQVVSVLATGAYSFVLSYVLAFAIEKTIGFRIEEDKEISGLDQEIHGEKGYDI; from the coding sequence ATGAAACAATTCAGTAAAGTTTGGCGAGTTTTAGCCATAACATTGGTTTTTTTGAGCTTCTCATTGTTTGGTGAAGAAGTAACGAAAGAAGAAAGTCCACAAGTAAGTTTAGATAAAGCGGACACGGTATGGATGCTTGTATCCTGTACTCTTGTGTTTTTTATGATACCAGGCTTGTCTTTATTCTATGGTGGTATCGTAAGATCAAAGAACGTTTTATCCACTATGATGCATAGCTTCATTGCAATTCTAGTAATGACACTACAATGGACTATCATTGGATATAGTTTTGCATTCTCCGGAGAAAATCCTTTGTATGGAAATTTAGATCTGGCTTTTTTGGAAGGAATCGATATGAATCAGTTAGAAGGTACTATACCAAAGTATGTACACTTCTTGTTCCAAGGAATGTTTGCCATCATTACACCTGCTTTGATTTCAGGTGCCATTGCGGAAAGAGTAAAATTGTCAGGCTACGTAGTTTTCATTCTGCTTTGGGCAACCTTTGTATACGACCCTGTTGCGCATTGGGTTTGGGCTCCGAAAGGTTGGCTCTTCGAAATGGGAGCACTTGATTTCGCCGGTGGTACCGTTGTTCATTTAATTTCAGGTATTGCTGGACTTGCTTGCGCATTGGTCATTGGAAATCGAAAGGGTGAAGCGTACACTTTGACACATCCAAATAACTTAACATATACACTTCTAGGTTCAGGCTTGTTGTGGTTTGGTTGGTTTGGGTTCAATGCAGGCAGTGGCTTGGCTGTGAATGGAGTGGCTGCAAGAGCATTTGTTGTTACATTGATTGCTCCTGCTGCGGCTGGAGCATCCTGGTTGTTACTAGAATGGTTGCATACCAAAAAAGCAACTGCATTGGGTGCGGCCTCTGGCATAGTTGCTGGACTAGTCGTGATCACTCCCGCTTCAGGTTTTGTTGGTCCAGTTGGATCCATCATTATGGGAATCTTAGTATCACCTATTTGTTACTTTGCGATCTTTTTGAAAGGGAAGTTGAACTATGATGATACTTTAGATGCATTTGGTATCCATGGTGTAGGTGGTGCAATCGGCGCAATTCTTACAGCAGTCTTTGCTTTAGAATTGGCAGAAGGAGTGAGTATGGGGAACCAGTTGTACGTTCAGGTAGTCAGTGTTTTGGCAACGGGAGCCTATTCATTTGTTCTTTCCTACGTTTTGGCCTTTGCGATTGAGAAAACGATTGGCTTCCGTATAGAGGAAGACAAAGAGATTTCTGGTTTAGATCAGGAAATTCACGGAGAGAAAGGATACGATATTTAG
- a CDS encoding ABC transporter permease, whose protein sequence is MNLRAIYAIYTFEMMRTFRTLMQSIASPVLSTSLYFIVFGSAIGSRIQEVDGVSYGSFIVPGLIMLSLLTESIGNASFGIYFPKFTGTIYEILSAPVSMIEIVFGFVGAAATKSLILGLIMLLTSSFFVPVKIAHPFFMVLFLLLTCISFSLFGFIIGIWADSFEKLQVIPMLVITPLVFLGGSFYSASMLPPFWQKICMLNPVLYLVSGFRWSFYEISDVSIEMSLTFIFAFLATCMVVVYLMFKTGYKLRK, encoded by the coding sequence ATGAATCTGAGGGCAATTTACGCAATTTATACTTTCGAAATGATGCGGACATTTAGAACATTGATGCAAAGCATTGCTTCTCCCGTTCTCTCAACTTCTCTCTATTTTATCGTATTTGGTTCCGCCATTGGTTCCAGGATACAGGAAGTAGATGGAGTTTCTTACGGCTCTTTCATTGTACCTGGTCTTATCATGTTATCCTTGCTCACTGAAAGCATTGGCAATGCATCATTTGGAATTTACTTCCCTAAATTTACTGGGACCATCTATGAAATTTTGTCGGCACCAGTCAGCATGATTGAGATCGTCTTTGGTTTTGTCGGGGCGGCAGCTACCAAATCACTCATCTTAGGATTAATCATGCTTCTTACTTCATCTTTCTTTGTTCCGGTAAAAATCGCGCACCCTTTCTTTATGGTCTTATTTTTACTGCTGACCTGTATTTCCTTTAGCCTTTTTGGTTTTATCATTGGGATCTGGGCGGATAGTTTTGAAAAATTACAAGTCATACCGATGCTTGTCATTACCCCTCTAGTTTTTTTGGGGGGTAGTTTTTATTCCGCAAGCATGCTCCCACCTTTTTGGCAAAAGATTTGTATGTTAAATCCAGTTCTATATCTAGTCAGTGGGTTTAGATGGAGTTTTTATGAGATTTCAGATGTAAGCATAGAAATGAGTCTTACATTTATTTTTGCGTTTCTTGCAACTTGTATGGTGGTTGTCTATTTAATGTTCAAAACCGGGTACAAGCTTAGAAAATAA
- a CDS encoding DUF1577 domain-containing protein: METQKRAMDHIAEKEQKNHVIIKYLIGKPLKAHNLGLDQSCFMKDVVPGTDHAVLELSLPIDFKMDPKLTLSIVLARYIEIHCTFVKSYDSNLVEVKVDKIAIAKKERAYPRFPITEEGFVKATNIISSKTIIEANMFNIPTLVRVSFEEYEKKLKTELGPNANIVVDVFKNDLPNEFEVIKRLMKPIFLADCYEESSFEMQEEGFLSYSEEVDDQIQNLIKKYKDKQIESELFHPIIYINELEEHIPIGYVWIQTKESKLSRAKVDDILRLTKEMVERIKDANLMTTEDKFPVVDVSYSGIRLRINHPHLMTTLPKQKGFAVDLFFKMQAPFHFFVRVAWVKKIENGDMELGLEFTGKSRVMSEKSRFEQNIEMVKQLAQGAFA; encoded by the coding sequence ATGGAAACACAAAAAAGAGCAATGGACCACATTGCAGAAAAAGAACAAAAAAACCATGTCATCATCAAATACTTAATCGGGAAGCCTCTTAAAGCGCATAACTTAGGTTTGGACCAAAGCTGTTTTATGAAAGATGTGGTTCCTGGGACAGACCATGCTGTTTTGGAACTCTCCTTACCCATCGACTTTAAGATGGACCCCAAACTTACTTTGTCCATCGTTCTTGCTCGTTACATTGAAATCCATTGCACCTTTGTAAAGTCCTATGATTCAAACTTGGTAGAAGTGAAGGTAGACAAAATCGCCATTGCAAAAAAAGAGCGTGCCTACCCTCGTTTTCCCATTACAGAAGAAGGCTTCGTAAAAGCCACAAACATCATCAGCTCCAAGACCATCATAGAAGCCAATATGTTCAATATTCCTACCTTAGTACGTGTTAGCTTTGAAGAATATGAAAAAAAACTAAAAACAGAACTTGGCCCAAATGCCAATATAGTTGTCGATGTATTCAAAAATGATCTACCCAATGAATTTGAAGTGATCAAACGACTCATGAAACCTATCTTTCTGGCAGACTGCTATGAAGAATCATCCTTTGAAATGCAAGAAGAGGGCTTTCTCTCTTATTCCGAAGAAGTCGATGACCAAATCCAGAATTTAATAAAAAAGTATAAAGATAAACAGATTGAGTCGGAGCTATTCCATCCCATCATATACATCAATGAATTAGAAGAACACATTCCGATTGGATATGTTTGGATCCAAACTAAGGAATCAAAACTTTCTCGCGCAAAGGTTGACGACATCCTCAGACTCACCAAAGAAATGGTAGAGAGGATCAAAGACGCAAACCTTATGACCACGGAGGATAAATTCCCTGTGGTAGATGTTTCTTATTCAGGGATACGATTGCGGATCAACCATCCACATTTAATGACCACATTGCCAAAGCAAAAAGGTTTTGCTGTTGACCTATTTTTTAAAATGCAGGCTCCATTCCATTTTTTTGTCAGAGTTGCATGGGTGAAAAAAATTGAAAATGGTGATATGGAACTTGGCTTAGAATTCACAGGCAAATCAAGAGTCATGTCCGAAAAGTCTCGATTCGAACAAAATATTGAAATGGTAAAACAACTTGCCCAAGGTGCCTTCGCCTAA
- a CDS encoding P-II family nitrogen regulator translates to MKLIIAIIQPHKLEEVKNELTKNEIYRLTVSDVQGYGQQKGKTEVYRGHEYTVNLLRKVRLEIAVNDEFVKPTVDAILKAAKTGDGKIGDGKIFVLPVEEVIRIRSGERGSKAI, encoded by the coding sequence ATGAAATTGATAATTGCGATTATACAACCACACAAATTAGAAGAAGTTAAAAACGAGTTAACTAAGAATGAAATCTATCGTTTAACAGTTAGCGATGTTCAAGGATATGGCCAACAAAAAGGAAAAACCGAAGTGTATCGAGGGCATGAGTATACGGTAAACTTACTTCGCAAGGTCAGATTAGAAATTGCAGTGAACGATGAGTTTGTGAAACCAACAGTGGATGCTATTCTGAAAGCAGCAAAAACTGGAGACGGAAAGATAGGAGACGGTAAGATTTTTGTTCTCCCGGTCGAGGAAGTCATTCGCATACGGAGTGGAGAGCGAGGCAGCAAGGCAATCTAA